GCGTTTACCGTAATCGCTGAAGGCGTTTTCCGATTCTTCCAGGGCCAGCAGTACCTGCTGCTCGTACTGCGCCAGAGCACCATCGGCTTCGGCTTCGGCACCCCGCAGACGGGCGCGCACGCTGCCCAGGTCGAACGCCGCCCAACTGATGCTCGGCGCTACGCCCCAGACCCGCGCCGCCGAGGCGCCCAGTTGCGAGCCACGACCAGCGGTGAAGCCGAGAAAGCCGGAGAGGCTGACCCGCGGGAACAGGTCTGCCGTCGCCACACCCACCTCAGCGGTCGCCGCTGCCAGCTGGCGTTCGGCCGCCTGGATATCCGGGCGGCGCCGTAGCAGTTCGGCCGGGTTGCCGATCGGCAGCGCCTTGGCGATGACCGGCAATGATTTGGGCGTCAGGTCGACCTGCAAGCGCTCCGGGCGTTGGCCGAGTAGGGTGGCGATACGGTTCTGCGCCCGTACCTGTTGCGCCTGCAGTTGCGGCAGGCTGGCTTCGGTGGCGGCCAGGCGGGCGTCGGCGCGCAGCACGTCGAGTTCGGTACCGACGCCGGCATCGCGCAACTGCTCGGTGATGGCGCGCGAGTCCTGCTGGTTCTTCAGGTTGTCGCGGGCGATGCGCTCGCGCAGTTGCGCACCGCGCAGAGTGCCGTAGGCATCGACCAGCTCGGCGATCAGGCTGACCTGCAACTGGTAGTAGTCGGCTTCGGCCACTTCGATGCGCGCCTCGCTGGCTTGCAGCTGGCGCTGGATGCGGCCGAACAGATCCACTTCCCAGGCCATGTCCAGGCCCAGGTCGTAGCGCTCCTGACGGATGCGCTCGTCCGTGGTAGGCGGCTGCTGCGCTTTGCCGAACTCGCCGCTGGCGCGGCTGGTTATGGTGGGCAGACGGTCGTTGGCCACGTCATCGCGAATGGCCCGCGCCGCGCGCAGGCGGTTGAACGCCACGCGCAGCTCACGGTTATCCGCCAGCGAGCGCTGCACCAGCAGGTTCAGCGTCGGGTCGTCGAATTGCTGCCACCAGACGGCTTCAAACCGGCTGCGGTCGTACTCGGCAGCCTCCAGCGCCCTGAAGCGCGCAGGCTCGGTAGCAGGTGCCCGGTAGTCCGGGCCGACGGCGCAGGCCGACAGCGCCAGGGTCAGCAGAGCGGGGGCGAAGGCTTTCATGCATGCGACTCCTGCAGGCGGGCAGCTTTGCGCGCTGCGCGTTTTTCCACGAAGCCACGGATCAGTACATAGAACACCGGTGTCAGCAGCAGACCGAAGAAGGTCACGCCGATCATCCCGCTGAACACCGCCACGCCCATGGCATGGCGCATCTCGGCACCCGCGCCGCTCGACAACACCAGCGGCACCACGCCCATGATGAAGGCGATCGAGGTCATCAGGATCGGCCGCAGGCGCAGGCGGCAGGCCTTCAGCACGGCAGCGACACGGTCCATGCCTTCTTCCTGTTTGTCCTTGGCGAACTCCACCAGCAGGATGGCGTTCTTGCAGGCCAGGCCCACCAATACGATCAGGCCGATCTGGGTGAAGATGTTGTTGTCGATGCCGGCCATGATTACGCCGGTGATGGCGGCGAGCAGTACGGTCGGTACGATGAGGATCACCGCCAGCGGCAGACTCCAGCTTTCGTACTGAGCCGCCAGTACCAGGAACGCCAGCAGCACGCAGAGCGGGAAGATGAAGATCGCGGTATTGCCGGCGAGAATCTGCTGGTAGGTCAGATCGGTCCACTCGAAGGTCATGCCGATTGGCAGTTCTTCTTCCAGCAATTTGGCGATGGCCGCCTCGGCCTGGCCCGAGCTGTAGCCCGGCGCGGCGGCACCGTTGATCTCGGCAGTGAGGAAGCCGTTGTAGTGCATCACCCGATCCGGGCCTGCGCTGTCATCGACCTTGACGAAGGTCGACAGCGGCACCATCTCGCCACGGTTGTTGCGCACCTTGAGCTGGCCGATTTGCTCCGGCTCCAGGCGGAACTGCTGGTCGGCCTGGACGTTGACCTGGTAGGTACGGCCAAAGCGGTTGAAGTCGTTGGCATACAGCGAGCCCAGGTACACCTGCAAGGTGTCGAAGATGTCGCTGATGGCCACGCCATGGGTCTTGGCCTTCTCGCGGTCGATGGCGGCATCGACCTGCGGCACGTTGATCTGGTAGCTGGTGAACACCGACATCGGGTTCAGCTCCGGCAACTGACGGGCCTTGTTGAGGATGTTCTGGGTCTGCGTATACAGCTCTTCGTAGCCCAGGTTGCCGCGATCCTGAATCTGCAGGCGGAAGCCGCCGATGGTGCCCAGCCCCTGTACCGGTGGCGGCGGGAAGATGGCGATGTAGGCGTCCTGAATATCGGCGAACTGCGCATTGAGTTCGGCGGCGATAGCCGTAGCGCTCAGCGACGGATCGGTGCGCTCATCAAAACGCTTGAGCGGGGTGAAAACGATGCCGCTGTTGGGGCTGTTGGTGAAGCCATTGATCGACAGGCCAGGGAAAGCCACGGTGTTTTCCACCCCCGGATGCTGGCCGGCGATCTCGCTCATGCGCTTGATGACTGTTTCGGTGCGATCCAGCGTCGCGGCGTCCGGCAGTTGGGCGAAAGCCACCAGATACTGCTTGTCCTGTTGTGGCACGAAGCCGGCCGGGGTACTGGCGAAGCCCAGGTAACCGAGCAGCAGCAGACCGCCATAAACCAGCATGGCAATGCTGCTGCCGCGCAGCACGCGGCGCACGGTAGCAACGTAGCCGTTGCTGGCACGCTCGAACACACGGTTGAACGGGGCGAACAGCCAGCCGCCGAACAGCTTGTCGAGCCCGCGCGAGAAACGGTCCTTCGGCGCATGATGCTCCTTGAGCAGGATGGCCGACAGGGCCGGCGACAGGGTCAGCGAGTTGATCGCGGAAATCACCGTGGAAATGGCGATGGTCAGCGCGAACTGCTGGTAGAACTGCCCGGTGAGGCCGGAAATGAAGGCCGTCGGGATGAACACGGCGCACAGCACCAGCGCCGTGGCGACGATGGGGCCGGTCACTTCCTTCATGGCCTGACGCGTGGCGTCGAGCGGCGACTTGCCCAGGGCGATGTTGCGTTCGACGTTCTCCACCACGACGATGGCGTCGTCCACCACGATACCGATGGCCAGCACCAGGCCGAACAGCGACAGGGCGTTGAGCGAGAAACCGAGCAGGTGCATGACCGCGAAGGTGCCGATCAGCGAGACAGGTACGGCCACCAGCGGGATGATCGAGGCGCGCCAGGTCTGCAGGAACAGGATCACCACCAACACCACCAGCACGATGGCTTCGAGCAGGGTGTGCACCACAGCCTCGATGGAGCCGCGTACGAAGATGGTCGGGTCATAGACGATCTCGTAGTCCATGCCCTGCGGGAAGCTCTGTTTCAACTCGGCCATGCGCTCGCGCACCGAGTCGGAAATCTCGATGGCATTGGAGCCCGGGCGCTGGAACACCGGGATGGCGACCGCCGGCTCGTTGTTCAGCAGCGAGCGCAGGGCGTACTGGTTGGAGCCCAGCTCGACGCGGGCGATGTCGCGCAGACGGGTAATCTCACCGTTGTCGCCGACGCGGATGATGATGTTCTCAAACTCTTCCTCGGAGACCAGGCGGCCCTGAGCGTTGATCGACAGCTGGAAGCTGTTGCCGGCATCGGAAGGCGGCGCGCCGAGGGCACCGGCGGCGACCTGGCGGTTCTGCTCGCGAATGGCATTGACCACATCGGTAGCGGTCAGCCCACGCGAGGCCACCTTGTTCGGGTCGAGCCAGACGCGCAGCGAGTAGTTGCCCATGCCGAACAGTTGCACGTCGCCCACGCCGTCCAGGCGCGCCAGCTCGTCCTTGACGTTGAGCGCGGCGTAGTTGGACAGGTAAAGCATGTCGTAGCGCTGATCCGGCGAGGTCAGGTGCACCACCATGGTCAGATCCGGGGAGGCCTTGTCCACGGTCACGCCGAGACGCTGCACCTCGGTGGGCAGGGTCGGCATGGTGCGGGTGACGCGGTTCTGCACCTGCACCTGGGCGTTGTCCAGGTCGGTACCGAGGGCGAAGGTCACGGTCAGCGTCAGGCGGCCGTCGATGGTCGACTGCGACGACATGTAGAGCATGCCCTCGACGCCGACGATGGCCTGCTCCAGCGGCGAGGCGACGGTTTCACCGATCACCTTGGGGTTGGCGCCGGGGAAATCGGCACGCACCACGACGGTGGGCGGCACCACTTCCGGGTATTCGCTGATCGGCAGCTGGAACAGCGAGATGGCACCGCCGATCAGAATCAGCAGCGACAGCACCGCGGCGAAGATCGGCCGCTGGATGAAGAATTGTGAGAAATTCATGGGTCTTTCCTCTGAGCGCGGTCTGGATCAGCCGCGCGGCGAGCGAGCTTCGATTTTTTCGGCGGCGATGCGCGGGGCCTGGCTGCCATCGACGGCCTGGCGCATGCGAGCCAGTCGTTCGAGGGTGCTGTCATCAGCCATGGATACCGGTTGCGGATCGACGGTGGAGCCAGGCATGGCGCGCTGCAGACCGTTGACCACGATCTTCTCGCCCTTGCTCAGGCCGCTGCGGACGATGCGCAGACCTTCGAGCTTCGGCCCCAGTTCGATGGAGCGATAGGCCACGGCATTGTCCTCGCCCAGCACCAGCACGTACTTCTTGCCCAGATCGGTGCCGACCGCTTCATCCTTGATCAGGGTGGCGGCGTAGGGCTTGCTGCCCACCAGTTTCAGGCGCGCATACAGGCCCGGGGTGAAGCGGCCGTCCTGATTGTCGAACACGGCGCGGCCACGGATGGTGCCGGTGCGTGGGTTGACCTGGTTATCGAGAAAATCCAGCTGGCCCAGATGCGGGTGACCGCTTTCATCGGACAGTCCGAGGTACACCGGGCTGGCGCCGCGGGCGTCGGCGCCGGACTGGCGGGCCAGCTCGACATACTTGAGGAAGGCGCGCTCGTCGGCGTCGAAGTAGGCGTAAACCTTGTCGGTGGAAACCACCGAGGTCAGCAGGCTTTCACCGGCGCCGACCAGGTTGCCTTCGGTGATTTCGGCGCGGCTGACGCGACCGTCGATGGGCGCAGTGATGCGGGTGAAACTGAGGTTGAGGCGGGCGTTTTCCAGCTCGGCGGCGATTGCGGCGACTTGAGCCTGAGCTTCAGTGGCGGCGCTGGCGCGGGCATCGGCCAGTTCGGCGGAGATGGCGTTGCTCTGGCGCAGGCGTTCGCCGCGGCGGGCTTCGTTGGCGGCACGGGCCTGGCTGGCGCGGGCCTGTTGCAGTTGGGCTTCGAGGCGTTTGACTTCCGCCTGGAACGGACGCGGGTCGATCTGGAACAGCAGATTGCCTTTCTTCACCAGGGTGCCTTCGTCGAAGGCGACCTTGTCGATGTAACCGGAGACGCGCGGACGGATTTCGACGGATTGCGGCGCTTCGAGGCGACCGGTGAACTCGTCCCACTCGTTGATGGGTTGTTCGATGACCTCTGCGACGCTGACCTTGGGGGCAGGCATTTGCGCCTGGGTCTGCGCTGCCTGCTCGCAGCCGCTGAGGGCAAGGACGCCGGCGAGGGCCAGGGGGAATATCCAGATGTTCTTGTGCTGCTGTTCCATGGGTGACTCCGCCA
This region of Pseudomonas wenzhouensis genomic DNA includes:
- a CDS encoding efflux transporter outer membrane subunit, with product MKAFAPALLTLALSACAVGPDYRAPATEPARFRALEAAEYDRSRFEAVWWQQFDDPTLNLLVQRSLADNRELRVAFNRLRAARAIRDDVANDRLPTITSRASGEFGKAQQPPTTDERIRQERYDLGLDMAWEVDLFGRIQRQLQASEARIEVAEADYYQLQVSLIAELVDAYGTLRGAQLRERIARDNLKNQQDSRAITEQLRDAGVGTELDVLRADARLAATEASLPQLQAQQVRAQNRIATLLGQRPERLQVDLTPKSLPVIAKALPIGNPAELLRRRPDIQAAERQLAAATAEVGVATADLFPRVSLSGFLGFTAGRGSQLGASAARVWGVAPSISWAAFDLGSVRARLRGAEAEADGALAQYEQQVLLALEESENAFSDYGKRQQRLIALVRQAEASRAAADQAAIRYREGTADFLVLLDAERERLAAEDAQAVAEVELYSGIVAIYKALGGGWQPPA
- a CDS encoding efflux RND transporter permease subunit, whose product is MNFSQFFIQRPIFAAVLSLLILIGGAISLFQLPISEYPEVVPPTVVVRADFPGANPKVIGETVASPLEQAIVGVEGMLYMSSQSTIDGRLTLTVTFALGTDLDNAQVQVQNRVTRTMPTLPTEVQRLGVTVDKASPDLTMVVHLTSPDQRYDMLYLSNYAALNVKDELARLDGVGDVQLFGMGNYSLRVWLDPNKVASRGLTATDVVNAIREQNRQVAAGALGAPPSDAGNSFQLSINAQGRLVSEEEFENIIIRVGDNGEITRLRDIARVELGSNQYALRSLLNNEPAVAIPVFQRPGSNAIEISDSVRERMAELKQSFPQGMDYEIVYDPTIFVRGSIEAVVHTLLEAIVLVVLVVILFLQTWRASIIPLVAVPVSLIGTFAVMHLLGFSLNALSLFGLVLAIGIVVDDAIVVVENVERNIALGKSPLDATRQAMKEVTGPIVATALVLCAVFIPTAFISGLTGQFYQQFALTIAISTVISAINSLTLSPALSAILLKEHHAPKDRFSRGLDKLFGGWLFAPFNRVFERASNGYVATVRRVLRGSSIAMLVYGGLLLLGYLGFASTPAGFVPQQDKQYLVAFAQLPDAATLDRTETVIKRMSEIAGQHPGVENTVAFPGLSINGFTNSPNSGIVFTPLKRFDERTDPSLSATAIAAELNAQFADIQDAYIAIFPPPPVQGLGTIGGFRLQIQDRGNLGYEELYTQTQNILNKARQLPELNPMSVFTSYQINVPQVDAAIDREKAKTHGVAISDIFDTLQVYLGSLYANDFNRFGRTYQVNVQADQQFRLEPEQIGQLKVRNNRGEMVPLSTFVKVDDSAGPDRVMHYNGFLTAEINGAAAPGYSSGQAEAAIAKLLEEELPIGMTFEWTDLTYQQILAGNTAIFIFPLCVLLAFLVLAAQYESWSLPLAVILIVPTVLLAAITGVIMAGIDNNIFTQIGLIVLVGLACKNAILLVEFAKDKQEEGMDRVAAVLKACRLRLRPILMTSIAFIMGVVPLVLSSGAGAEMRHAMGVAVFSGMIGVTFFGLLLTPVFYVLIRGFVEKRAARKAARLQESHA
- the mexE gene encoding multidrug efflux RND transporter periplasmic adaptor subunit MexE; protein product: MEQQHKNIWIFPLALAGVLALSGCEQAAQTQAQMPAPKVSVAEVIEQPINEWDEFTGRLEAPQSVEIRPRVSGYIDKVAFDEGTLVKKGNLLFQIDPRPFQAEVKRLEAQLQQARASQARAANEARRGERLRQSNAISAELADARASAATEAQAQVAAIAAELENARLNLSFTRITAPIDGRVSRAEITEGNLVGAGESLLTSVVSTDKVYAYFDADERAFLKYVELARQSGADARGASPVYLGLSDESGHPHLGQLDFLDNQVNPRTGTIRGRAVFDNQDGRFTPGLYARLKLVGSKPYAATLIKDEAVGTDLGKKYVLVLGEDNAVAYRSIELGPKLEGLRIVRSGLSKGEKIVVNGLQRAMPGSTVDPQPVSMADDSTLERLARMRQAVDGSQAPRIAAEKIEARSPRG